In Neokomagataea tanensis, one genomic interval encodes:
- a CDS encoding OmpH family outer membrane protein, translating to MTLTSLKRTAKVSALLGAFVGTALGSAVPTAHAQSANGGWFVPKTAQPEAPRPAPRRVVEQPVQLPEEEQQAAPEAPRAPPVLPLPPVPTPPVLAKSTTPPPVVVGVINVQAVMQMSSAQQEIQQVLGARRDHLAQAVQHEEAAWREEAQKLQSQARSLTADQIQLRERHLQERRAKDQREFGNQARILQEAAQVAYHQIERELEQPNGIIASVAGSHGMNLVLHSEQVVLHVGEHDITDEVIAQLNKTLPHVFIPADGVDPEQVAKSGKMPTTADEERNAAPEPAQTPAAPAQPQSVLRQQH from the coding sequence ATGACCCTGACTTCGCTGAAACGCACGGCCAAGGTCAGTGCTCTGCTTGGCGCTTTCGTTGGTACGGCTTTGGGTTCGGCCGTACCTACAGCGCATGCTCAGTCTGCAAATGGTGGATGGTTCGTCCCTAAAACCGCACAACCAGAGGCACCGCGTCCTGCGCCGCGCCGTGTTGTAGAGCAGCCTGTGCAACTGCCGGAAGAAGAGCAGCAAGCTGCACCAGAAGCGCCCCGCGCGCCTCCGGTTCTTCCGTTGCCACCTGTTCCAACTCCCCCAGTTTTGGCGAAGTCAACGACCCCGCCACCAGTGGTTGTTGGTGTTATTAACGTCCAAGCTGTGATGCAAATGTCCAGCGCGCAACAAGAGATTCAACAGGTTCTTGGTGCGCGACGTGACCATCTCGCACAAGCTGTGCAGCACGAAGAAGCAGCATGGCGTGAAGAGGCTCAAAAGCTGCAATCTCAAGCGCGCAGTTTGACAGCTGACCAGATACAATTGCGTGAGCGTCATTTGCAGGAACGCCGCGCAAAAGATCAGCGTGAATTCGGCAACCAGGCTCGTATTCTGCAGGAAGCCGCTCAGGTTGCTTACCACCAGATCGAACGTGAGCTTGAGCAACCAAATGGCATTATTGCAAGCGTGGCTGGCTCACATGGTATGAACCTTGTTCTCCACTCGGAGCAGGTTGTTCTGCATGTTGGTGAACACGACATCACCGATGAAGTTATTGCACAGCTTAACAAGACGCTCCCTCACGTCTTTATTCCAGCAGATGGTGTAGACCCAGAGCAGGTCGCCAAGTCTGGGAAAATGCCGACAACGGCGGATGAAGAGCGTAATGCTGCGCCGGAACCCGCACAAACACCGGCAGCTCCGGCTCAGCCGCAGTCCGTTCTTCGTCAACAACACTGA
- the yidC gene encoding membrane protein insertase YidC → MEIKRIIAATILSGLILLGFDYFMPKPSPEAKQTGQAVVSISGNPQTPSASASTQQDDATVVARRIPVSSPDVKGSITLKGGLLDDLVLTKYRETLEKDSPLVRLLSQPGTAEPSYVVIGWDNAQGSNAVVPGLNTVWQSDDQILDPTHPVTMHWDNGQGQNFIIRLSVDNHYVIAVQQVVENHGSTPVSLVPYQRVQRDYEAQGGSWTEHEGPVSVVDGRLNDENYKNLREAANHPDHTYWAKNGTGGWVGLSDKYWLTAVMADPTAAVSASFGFVPGLPGSAGSYRVGFTSQSPQTIMPNASVTMSSHIFAGAKVVSLLQGYSRDLHVPDLDKAIDFGWFSFLTRPILTLLHWLYTHLGNFGLALMALTLIVKIILFPLAAKASQSSGRMRLLAPKIKEIRERHKDDPMAANQKVMALYREEGVSPASGCLPMLIQAPIFFCLYKMLYISIDERHAPFFGWIHDLSIPDPTNIFNLFGLLPFDPTQYISMLHVSVWGTALGLTFWLLQKQTTVAMDPAQARIMQFMPLVYVFFMSSFPASLLVYYTWNNLLTFAQQAFIQSRTKLPVPVATSKKGR, encoded by the coding sequence ATGGAAATCAAGCGCATTATTGCAGCCACCATCCTCAGTGGCCTGATCTTACTTGGCTTTGACTATTTTATGCCGAAGCCTTCTCCAGAAGCTAAACAAACAGGACAAGCTGTTGTCAGCATATCTGGAAACCCTCAAACGCCTTCAGCATCAGCAAGCACACAACAGGACGATGCGACCGTAGTTGCGCGTCGGATTCCTGTGAGCAGCCCTGACGTTAAGGGATCCATTACGCTTAAGGGCGGTTTGCTGGATGATTTGGTACTGACAAAGTACCGGGAAACCTTGGAGAAGGACAGTCCACTCGTCCGGCTTTTAAGTCAGCCGGGCACGGCAGAGCCTAGCTATGTAGTGATTGGCTGGGATAACGCACAAGGTTCAAATGCGGTTGTGCCGGGTCTAAACACGGTCTGGCAAAGTGACGATCAAATTCTGGACCCAACACACCCCGTTACCATGCATTGGGATAATGGCCAGGGGCAGAACTTCATCATCCGCCTAAGCGTAGATAATCACTATGTTATTGCCGTGCAGCAGGTTGTTGAAAATCACGGTTCCACACCTGTATCGCTGGTTCCTTATCAGCGTGTGCAACGAGATTACGAAGCGCAGGGTGGCTCGTGGACGGAGCATGAAGGACCAGTATCGGTTGTAGATGGTCGTTTGAACGATGAAAACTACAAGAACCTGCGTGAGGCTGCCAATCACCCCGACCATACATATTGGGCGAAAAACGGTACCGGCGGCTGGGTAGGTCTTAGTGACAAGTACTGGCTTACGGCTGTAATGGCTGACCCCACGGCTGCTGTATCAGCATCGTTCGGCTTTGTACCCGGTTTGCCAGGCTCTGCGGGTTCCTACCGTGTAGGTTTCACGTCACAAAGCCCACAAACCATTATGCCTAATGCTTCAGTCACGATGAGCAGCCATATATTTGCGGGTGCAAAAGTGGTGTCGCTCCTGCAGGGTTACAGCCGTGATTTGCATGTACCAGATTTGGACAAAGCGATCGATTTCGGGTGGTTCAGCTTCTTAACGCGCCCAATTTTGACGCTCCTGCACTGGCTCTATACGCATTTGGGTAACTTTGGCCTAGCGCTGATGGCGTTGACGTTGATCGTCAAGATCATCTTATTCCCGCTGGCTGCTAAAGCGTCTCAATCCTCGGGCCGCATGCGCTTGCTTGCTCCTAAGATTAAGGAAATCCGCGAGCGGCACAAAGATGACCCGATGGCTGCAAACCAAAAAGTCATGGCTCTGTACCGAGAAGAAGGTGTTAGCCCGGCAAGCGGATGTTTGCCGATGCTGATTCAGGCTCCAATCTTCTTTTGCTTGTATAAGATGCTGTATATCAGCATTGACGAGCGTCACGCGCCGTTCTTTGGCTGGATACATGATCTGTCGATCCCTGATCCAACCAATATTTTTAACCTGTTTGGTCTGCTTCCGTTCGATCCAACGCAGTATATTTCCATGCTGCATGTGAGTGTATGGGGTACGGCGCTTGGTTTGACGTTCTGGCTGCTGCAAAAACAGACAACTGTTGCTATGGATCCAGCGCAAGCGCGTATCATGCAGTTTATGCCGTTGGTTTACGTGTTTTTCATGTCCAGTTTCCCGGCCAGTCTTTTGGTCTATTACACATGGAACAACTTGCTGACCTTCGCGCAGCAGGCTTTTATCCAGAGCCGTACTAAGCTGCCTGTTCCTGTGGCAACGTCGAAGAAAGGCCGTTGA
- a CDS encoding LpxI family protein — MKVPEASRKRCVGILAGSGPLPAQVAAAVRARGDDVFVVAFRDFAELPRLAPYPHEVFRLAAAGEILSALKRHGCRELVLIGPVRRPAWRDLRPDGEGARILARLGRAIFLGDDGLLGAVVRVLGEEGFFVRGAHEFLQHATGHSGSQGRVAPDVQARADIARGVAVLRTMARLDIGQGCVVQNGLVLAVEALEGTDAMLGRCGPLMQAGSGGVLVKMPKQGQDLRADMPTIGPETLENAARNGLRGVAFQPGVTLLTDPTRCVAQADRYGLFLYGLTTDDLKE, encoded by the coding sequence CTGAAGGTGCCTGAGGCAAGCCGCAAGCGTTGCGTTGGTATTCTTGCAGGATCTGGGCCGTTGCCGGCTCAGGTTGCGGCCGCCGTGCGTGCACGGGGCGATGATGTTTTCGTTGTCGCTTTCCGAGATTTCGCTGAATTGCCTCGGTTGGCACCCTACCCACATGAAGTTTTCCGCCTTGCGGCAGCAGGTGAGATCCTCTCAGCGTTGAAGCGGCACGGCTGCCGTGAGCTTGTCTTGATCGGTCCAGTACGTCGTCCGGCATGGCGTGATTTGCGCCCTGATGGCGAAGGTGCACGCATCCTAGCGCGGTTAGGGCGAGCAATTTTTCTGGGGGATGACGGTCTTCTTGGTGCCGTCGTACGCGTGCTCGGGGAGGAAGGCTTCTTTGTGCGTGGTGCACATGAGTTTCTTCAGCATGCGACCGGGCATAGTGGCTCCCAAGGGCGGGTTGCTCCTGATGTTCAGGCACGTGCGGATATTGCGCGCGGTGTTGCAGTTTTACGGACAATGGCGCGACTGGACATCGGCCAAGGCTGCGTTGTCCAAAATGGCTTAGTGTTGGCCGTAGAGGCTTTAGAGGGGACCGACGCCATGTTAGGGCGTTGTGGTCCGCTTATGCAGGCTGGTAGCGGAGGGGTCTTGGTTAAGATGCCCAAGCAAGGCCAAGATTTGCGGGCAGACATGCCAACGATCGGGCCGGAAACTCTTGAAAATGCTGCGCGTAACGGTCTACGCGGGGTTGCCTTTCAGCCGGGCGTCACTCTTTTGACGGACCCGACGCGTTGTGTGGCTCAAGCTGACCGCTACGGGCTCTTTTTATACGGTCTGACGACAGACGATCTCAAGGAGTAA
- the gloA gene encoding lactoylglutathione lyase — protein MSSYLHTMVRVRDLDRSLAFYQLLGMKELRRNEVSAGRFTLSYIGYGGNAEGQAEIELTYNWDQETDYEVGTGFGHFAVGVPDVAATVESVRSGGGKVTREAGPVKHGTTVIAFVEDPDGYKIELIERKSEESVDAFK, from the coding sequence ATGAGCAGCTATCTCCACACCATGGTGCGTGTTCGCGATCTCGACCGCAGCTTAGCGTTTTATCAGCTGCTTGGTATGAAAGAGTTGCGCCGCAATGAAGTCAGCGCTGGTCGCTTCACGCTGAGCTACATTGGCTATGGCGGGAACGCAGAAGGGCAGGCAGAGATTGAACTGACTTATAATTGGGACCAAGAAACTGATTATGAAGTTGGAACAGGTTTTGGTCATTTCGCCGTTGGCGTACCTGACGTTGCGGCAACGGTGGAATCCGTTCGGTCCGGCGGTGGTAAGGTTACGCGTGAAGCGGGTCCTGTAAAGCACGGCACAACGGTAATTGCGTTCGTTGAGGATCCAGACGGATACAAAATCGAGTTGATTGAACGTAAGTCTGAAGAGAGTGTAGACGCGTTCAAGTAA
- the yihA gene encoding ribosome biogenesis GTP-binding protein YihA/YsxC codes for MREIAGPPSPELLEEGRLLFAGECDFYFGSQRVDQLPPIDLPEVAFAGRSNVGKSSLINALTGRKSLARASSEPGRTKQLNFFNLSQRLALVDMPGYGFAKAAKSVKEDWQNTMFAYLRGRTTLERVILLLDARIELKTSDKDVMELLDRAAVVFQIVLTKADQVKPGALQKKREEIEALALKHAAAYPRVIVTSSETGEGIEDLRGEIARFARSSDGTAQS; via the coding sequence ATGCGTGAGATAGCTGGCCCCCCTTCACCCGAATTGCTGGAAGAGGGACGCCTCCTTTTTGCTGGGGAGTGCGACTTTTATTTCGGCTCGCAGCGTGTGGATCAGTTGCCACCGATTGATCTGCCGGAAGTCGCTTTTGCAGGCCGCTCCAATGTTGGGAAGTCCAGTCTGATCAACGCACTGACAGGGCGGAAATCACTCGCGCGTGCATCGTCCGAGCCGGGACGTACCAAACAGTTGAATTTCTTTAACCTGTCGCAGCGTCTCGCTTTGGTCGATATGCCGGGTTACGGTTTTGCAAAAGCAGCCAAGTCGGTCAAAGAAGATTGGCAGAACACGATGTTTGCCTATTTGCGTGGGCGGACAACGTTAGAGCGTGTGATTCTGCTCCTTGATGCTCGCATTGAGCTCAAAACGTCGGATAAAGACGTTATGGAGTTGTTGGATCGGGCGGCTGTCGTTTTCCAGATCGTTTTGACAAAAGCGGATCAGGTAAAGCCGGGTGCATTGCAGAAAAAGCGTGAAGAGATAGAAGCTCTCGCTTTGAAGCATGCTGCCGCTTATCCGCGTGTGATTGTCACAAGCAGTGAAACGGGCGAAGGTATCGAAGATCTTCGTGGCGAAATCGCTCGTTTCGCACGTTCGTCAGATGGTACGGCCCAGTCCTGA
- the yidD gene encoding membrane protein insertion efficiency factor YidD encodes MKDIFSQGVASACLLLIRLYKLCISPYIGQNCRFQPGCSTYGLIAIRQHGPWRGGYLTARRICRCHPWSKGGVDYPPPPNSP; translated from the coding sequence GTGAAAGACATCTTTTCACAAGGCGTAGCAAGTGCTTGCTTACTTCTCATACGATTATATAAGCTGTGCATAAGTCCCTATATCGGGCAGAATTGTCGTTTCCAGCCGGGGTGTAGCACATACGGCTTAATAGCGATTCGGCAGCACGGCCCTTGGCGCGGTGGCTACTTAACGGCACGACGTATTTGCCGATGCCACCCTTGGTCCAAAGGCGGTGTAGATTATCCGCCCCCGCCCAATTCTCCTTGA
- a CDS encoding histidine kinase dimerization/phospho-acceptor domain-containing protein, translated as MADSSQNGAARVRHDVRNALASALLSADILESHPDPNVQEHAATVIQSIERALNYLKSSS; from the coding sequence ATGGCCGACTCTTCTCAAAACGGAGCCGCACGGGTGCGCCATGACGTACGCAATGCGTTGGCAAGCGCATTGTTGAGCGCCGATATCCTCGAATCGCACCCCGACCCAAATGTACAAGAACACGCTGCGACCGTTATCCAGTCTATCGAGCGTGCCTTGAACTATCTTAAATCATCGTCTTAG
- the lpxA gene encoding acyl-ACP--UDP-N-acetylglucosamine O-acyltransferase encodes MDIAGKRPETVDIHPTALVDERARIGENVRIGPWCQIGPHVTLGAGVHLHASVIVDGHTTLGDGVEVYPFVTIGMAPQDLKYAGEPTLCEIGADTVIRENVTIHRGTAQGEALTRVGKKCLIMANAHIAHDCLLGNGVIVVNNVVMGGHVKIDDGARIMGSAAVHQFVRVGRGAVVGGVCGVEMDVIPYGSVLGNRARLVGLNWVGLKRSGVHSEEMQAMRKAFRTLYPRHGEGEGVLEVRIANVRRDYGHLPRIAEMLDFMEAPSHRGLTRVARNDSQAETEGA; translated from the coding sequence ATGGATATAGCGGGTAAACGGCCGGAAACGGTGGATATTCATCCGACAGCACTTGTCGATGAACGCGCACGTATCGGTGAGAATGTGCGTATTGGTCCATGGTGCCAAATCGGACCTCATGTCACCTTGGGTGCGGGTGTGCATTTGCATGCTTCTGTCATAGTCGACGGGCACACAACCTTGGGGGATGGGGTCGAAGTTTACCCGTTTGTGACCATCGGCATGGCGCCTCAGGATCTGAAGTACGCTGGTGAGCCCACGTTGTGCGAAATTGGTGCAGATACGGTTATTCGTGAAAACGTCACGATTCACCGTGGTACTGCTCAGGGTGAAGCACTGACCCGTGTAGGCAAAAAATGCCTTATCATGGCAAACGCCCACATAGCCCATGATTGCTTGCTCGGTAACGGCGTCATCGTCGTGAACAATGTGGTTATGGGCGGGCACGTGAAGATTGATGACGGAGCGCGCATTATGGGCTCAGCAGCGGTGCATCAATTCGTGCGTGTTGGGCGCGGAGCTGTTGTCGGCGGTGTTTGCGGTGTCGAAATGGACGTAATTCCTTACGGTAGCGTCTTGGGCAATCGCGCGCGCTTGGTAGGGTTGAACTGGGTTGGCCTGAAGCGGTCGGGTGTACATTCGGAAGAGATGCAGGCTATGCGTAAAGCTTTCCGCACCTTGTACCCCCGGCACGGGGAAGGCGAGGGTGTGTTGGAAGTGCGGATCGCAAATGTTCGCCGTGATTATGGTCATTTGCCGCGTATCGCAGAGATGCTTGATTTTATGGAAGCGCCCAGTCATCGCGGACTGACGCGGGTTGCGCGTAACGATTCGCAGGCCGAGACTGAAGGTGCCTGA
- the rpmH gene encoding 50S ribosomal protein L34, with product MKRTYQPSKLVRKRRHGFRARKATVGGRNILANRRSKGRAKLSA from the coding sequence ATGAAGCGCACGTATCAACCTTCCAAGCTGGTTCGCAAGCGTCGTCACGGTTTCCGTGCACGCAAGGCAACTGTTGGTGGCCGCAACATTCTTGCGAACCGCCGCTCTAAGGGCCGCGCTAAGCTTTCTGCCTAA
- the rnpA gene encoding ribonuclease P protein component produces the protein MPDHKPGRLKKRSQFLHLSRKGRKAALPGMVVQGITPKDADGQAQSRVGFTVTKKVGNAVVRNRTRRRLREALRLVAKEEGLPCGDFVLIGREGTRKREFSALKSDLRQALNKVSAH, from the coding sequence ATTCCTGACCATAAGCCGGGGCGCTTGAAAAAACGCTCACAATTCCTTCACCTTTCTCGTAAGGGGCGCAAAGCGGCTCTTCCGGGTATGGTGGTGCAGGGAATAACTCCCAAAGATGCTGATGGTCAGGCTCAGTCTCGTGTCGGTTTTACCGTCACGAAAAAAGTAGGCAACGCTGTCGTCCGTAACAGGACACGGCGTCGTTTGCGTGAAGCACTGCGTTTGGTAGCCAAAGAAGAAGGTTTGCCCTGCGGTGACTTCGTCCTGATCGGACGCGAAGGGACACGAAAGCGTGAGTTTTCAGCCCTTAAAAGCGATCTACGACAGGCATTAAACAAAGTTTCTGCACACTGA
- the fabZ gene encoding 3-hydroxyacyl-ACP dehydratase FabZ — MGPEKGSGRGIVTDTDRVDAPVIPEKIDVLQIMQAIPHRYPFLLIDRMVDIKAGESAVGIKNVTFNEPFFQGHFPGRPVMPGVLIVEAMAQTAATLVVLTLGEAFEGKLVYFMTIENAKFRRPVEPGDQLRIEVVKERSRGNVWKFKGIARCDGVAVAEATFSAMIMG; from the coding sequence ATGGGCCCTGAAAAAGGGTCCGGGAGGGGGATTGTGACTGATACTGACCGCGTAGACGCCCCGGTCATTCCGGAGAAAATTGACGTTCTGCAAATTATGCAGGCAATCCCTCACCGTTACCCATTTTTGTTGATTGACCGAATGGTTGATATCAAGGCTGGCGAGTCAGCTGTCGGTATCAAGAACGTCACGTTTAACGAGCCATTCTTTCAAGGCCATTTCCCAGGTCGCCCTGTCATGCCGGGCGTACTCATTGTGGAAGCAATGGCGCAAACAGCAGCAACACTGGTTGTTTTGACGCTGGGTGAGGCGTTTGAAGGCAAGCTCGTTTATTTCATGACGATCGAGAATGCCAAATTCCGCCGTCCTGTTGAGCCGGGCGATCAGCTGCGCATCGAAGTTGTGAAAGAGCGCTCACGCGGGAATGTGTGGAAATTTAAGGGTATTGCACGTTGTGACGGCGTTGCCGTAGCAGAAGCAACGTTTAGTGCCATGATCATGGGTTGA
- the lpxD gene encoding UDP-3-O-(3-hydroxymyristoyl)glucosamine N-acyltransferase — translation MSSFSEQPGQDTRPGDPRFFHRSGPFTVEQLAEVSGADFAPAKAGGKSLFRGVAPLHVAGPDEVSFLDNRRYLPLLAETRAGAVILGPAFADKCPEATAAFVSKSPYLAWARVASAFHPAPPSTGFCHPSAVIGKNVALGENVQVGPCAVIGDGAHIGAGSIIGAHASIGQSVEIGERCRIHDHVTVSHARLGERVTLFPGARIGQDGFGFAVGPAGFETVPQLGLVVLEDGVEIGANSTIDRGSMKDTVIGAGTRIDNLVQIGHNARLGRCCIVVSQAGISGSTELGDFVTIAAQAGLIGHIKIGDKARVGAQCGVMSDVEAGADVIGSPAMPFREFFRNVATLRKLSARKTESS, via the coding sequence GTGAGCAGCTTTTCCGAACAGCCGGGGCAGGATACGCGCCCCGGTGACCCGCGTTTTTTCCATCGGTCCGGTCCGTTCACCGTGGAGCAATTGGCAGAAGTTTCGGGCGCGGATTTTGCGCCAGCTAAAGCGGGTGGGAAAAGCCTCTTCCGGGGGGTGGCTCCACTGCATGTTGCTGGCCCCGACGAAGTAAGCTTTCTCGATAATCGTCGGTACTTGCCTTTATTGGCCGAAACACGGGCTGGTGCTGTAATTTTAGGGCCAGCTTTTGCGGATAAGTGCCCGGAAGCGACCGCAGCTTTTGTAAGTAAGTCACCTTATCTCGCTTGGGCACGTGTAGCATCAGCTTTTCACCCCGCGCCGCCATCGACGGGGTTTTGCCACCCCAGCGCCGTAATCGGTAAAAATGTTGCATTGGGCGAAAATGTCCAGGTAGGACCCTGTGCTGTTATTGGCGATGGTGCCCATATTGGTGCGGGCAGCATTATTGGGGCACATGCCAGCATTGGTCAAAGCGTAGAGATTGGAGAGCGATGCCGCATCCATGACCATGTTACGGTTTCACACGCCCGCTTAGGAGAGCGTGTTACGTTGTTCCCCGGGGCGCGAATTGGCCAAGATGGTTTTGGTTTCGCGGTAGGTCCAGCAGGTTTTGAAACGGTGCCGCAGCTTGGTTTGGTCGTTCTTGAGGACGGCGTTGAAATCGGTGCGAATTCAACAATCGATCGTGGCTCTATGAAGGACACAGTTATCGGGGCAGGTACGCGTATCGATAATCTCGTCCAAATCGGCCACAACGCTCGGCTGGGTCGGTGCTGTATTGTTGTTTCACAGGCAGGTATTTCTGGCTCCACTGAGCTTGGAGACTTCGTGACGATCGCGGCGCAGGCTGGTCTTATCGGACATATTAAAATCGGCGATAAAGCTCGGGTTGGCGCTCAGTGCGGCGTTATGTCCGATGTCGAAGCCGGGGCAGATGTTATCGGTAGTCCGGCTATGCCGTTCCGGGAGTTTTTTCGTAATGTTGCTACATTGCGGAAACTGTCAGCACGCAAAACGGAAAGCAGCTAA
- the bamA gene encoding outer membrane protein assembly factor BamA — protein sequence MRLLLLASACLIPAVPMTAEARTTRHAPAAKASLPGNIIQSIDVKGNARIETSTVLSYMVAQPGDTFNQDDLDRSLKTLYATGLFRDVTFRREGSTLHVDLVENPIVNRIVFEGNHAIKDEDLRKEISLRPRAVFSSQTTAADRQKLLNQYAQKARFGATVTPQIVKLSHNRVDVVFKINEAEQTLIHKIVFVGNKNFSEARLAQVVSSKEAAWYRFFSSSDEYNPERIKYDAELLRRFYLQNGYVDFHMIDATGELSPDHKTFTVTFTLDEGARYRLGKIDIRSSVRDVTPDMMRKRVELFHHQWYDGTAIQHNTTNMQEWLQADGHPFALVRSEIARNPEKHIVDLLFDINEGPHVYVERIDINGNTITRDNVIRRNLPMAEGDPYTPFARKYSKLELQDLGYFSSVSVDQTQGSAPDRVNVSANVVEKPTGEFSLGGGYSTDVGMLGNASVKQHNLLGTGVDAGISGTVAYYQKQADISITDPYFLNRNLVAGADFYFIQTSSNGYSSYQQSYSEGQYGMSLRIGYAYNRYLSQSWNYTLVDRQVSNTYSQAFIDEYPEYNAYAPSIYVQQSSGWSLLSQLSTTLTYDRRDRRTNPHDGYVMSLGGDFAGLGGGVKYGRVKADGSYYIPLDDLTGDHDWTVQLKGGVGYMGDWSSSSQKSVIDNFYLGGQNLRGFLQGGVGPRSGHICGTVGSDGKCSAWLPAAGSEDFIGGTFMYTASAQLNFPFPMGDDLGISGRYFVDAGSLSGIRVRNRYTDYSRRYESGYPYTPVNGDTMTPRVSTGFGVSWKSPFGLVNIDAAVPLRKERGDRIYPIRFGFGQQF from the coding sequence ATGCGGCTCCTGCTGCTGGCCTCAGCATGTCTTATTCCGGCAGTGCCGATGACAGCAGAGGCACGGACAACACGTCACGCTCCAGCAGCAAAGGCGTCCCTGCCCGGGAATATCATTCAGTCGATCGACGTGAAGGGTAACGCCCGTATTGAGACGAGCACGGTGCTGTCATACATGGTGGCGCAGCCGGGCGATACGTTTAACCAAGACGATCTCGACCGGTCTCTCAAGACGCTTTACGCGACAGGATTGTTCCGTGACGTAACCTTCCGCCGTGAAGGAAGCACGCTGCACGTTGACTTGGTTGAAAACCCAATTGTTAACCGCATTGTGTTTGAGGGTAACCACGCGATTAAGGACGAGGATCTGCGCAAAGAGATCAGCCTGCGTCCACGCGCGGTGTTCTCCTCGCAGACTACCGCTGCTGACCGCCAGAAACTGCTCAACCAGTACGCGCAGAAGGCGCGTTTTGGTGCAACGGTCACGCCACAAATCGTTAAGCTTTCGCACAACCGTGTTGACGTTGTGTTTAAAATTAACGAAGCGGAACAAACTCTGATCCACAAGATTGTCTTTGTGGGCAACAAAAATTTCAGCGAAGCGCGTCTGGCGCAGGTGGTCTCCTCAAAAGAGGCTGCGTGGTACCGGTTCTTCTCGTCTTCGGATGAATACAATCCTGAGCGTATCAAGTACGACGCGGAATTGCTGCGCCGCTTTTACTTGCAGAACGGTTATGTCGATTTCCATATGATCGACGCAACCGGCGAACTGTCTCCTGACCACAAAACCTTTACCGTAACTTTCACCTTGGATGAGGGTGCACGGTATCGCTTGGGCAAGATCGACATCCGCTCCTCTGTGCGTGACGTAACGCCTGATATGATGCGTAAGCGTGTGGAGCTGTTCCATCACCAGTGGTACGATGGTACGGCCATTCAGCACAACACGACGAACATGCAAGAATGGCTGCAAGCTGATGGCCATCCCTTCGCACTGGTTCGTTCAGAAATTGCGCGTAATCCAGAAAAGCACATCGTAGATCTTCTGTTTGATATCAACGAAGGCCCGCACGTATACGTGGAGCGCATTGATATTAACGGTAATACCATCACGCGCGATAACGTTATTCGTCGTAACCTGCCTATGGCAGAGGGTGACCCGTACACCCCGTTTGCTAGAAAATACTCTAAGCTTGAACTTCAGGATTTGGGTTACTTTAGCTCAGTATCTGTCGATCAAACGCAGGGATCAGCGCCGGACCGCGTGAACGTTTCTGCCAATGTTGTAGAAAAGCCGACAGGTGAGTTCTCACTGGGTGGTGGTTATTCGACCGACGTTGGTATGCTTGGTAACGCTTCTGTAAAGCAGCATAACTTGCTGGGTACTGGCGTAGATGCTGGTATTTCGGGTACGGTTGCTTATTACCAGAAGCAGGCTGATATTTCGATTACGGACCCATACTTCCTTAATCGTAACCTCGTTGCGGGTGCTGACTTCTACTTTATTCAAACCAGCAGTAACGGCTACAGCAGCTATCAGCAAAGCTATAGCGAAGGCCAGTACGGCATGAGCTTGCGTATTGGATATGCGTATAACCGCTACTTGTCCCAGTCTTGGAATTACACGCTTGTAGATCGTCAGGTCTCCAACACATACAGCCAAGCTTTTATTGACGAGTACCCAGAATACAACGCTTACGCGCCGTCGATCTATGTGCAGCAGTCAAGTGGTTGGTCTTTGCTGTCTCAGCTCAGCACCACATTGACCTATGATCGCAGAGACCGCCGTACGAACCCGCATGATGGTTACGTCATGAGCTTGGGTGGGGATTTTGCAGGTCTTGGTGGCGGTGTAAAATACGGCCGTGTCAAAGCTGATGGTTCCTACTACATTCCGTTGGATGACCTGACGGGCGACCATGACTGGACTGTTCAGCTCAAAGGTGGCGTAGGCTACATGGGCGATTGGAGCAGCAGCAGCCAGAAAAGCGTCATCGATAACTTCTATCTTGGCGGCCAAAATCTGCGTGGCTTCTTGCAGGGTGGTGTCGGGCCACGAAGCGGGCATATCTGTGGTACAGTCGGATCAGACGGCAAGTGTTCGGCATGGTTGCCGGCAGCTGGTAGCGAAGATTTTATCGGCGGTACCTTCATGTACACGGCTTCCGCTCAGCTGAACTTCCCGTTCCCAATGGGAGATGACCTCGGTATTTCGGGTCGTTACTTTGTTGACGCTGGTAGCTTGTCTGGCATTCGTGTGCGTAACCGTTACACAGATTATTCCCGTCGCTACGAGAGCGGCTATCCTTATACACCGGTTAACGGCGACACGATGACGCCTCGCGTCTCGACAGGTTTCGGTGTGTCGTGGAAGAGTCCTTTCGGCTTGGTCAATATCGACGCAGCTGTGCCTCTGCGTAAAGAGCGTGGTGACCGTATTTACCCAATCCGGTTCGGATTTGGTCAGCAATTCTAA